From Triticum aestivum cultivar Chinese Spring chromosome 4A, IWGSC CS RefSeq v2.1, whole genome shotgun sequence, a single genomic window includes:
- the LOC123082895 gene encoding F-box/LRR-repeat protein At2g43260-like, with product MPAGFLRIPRLEQTGEIMGAAELELQNAALIFLLLYFPCIYQRGISMQGSGGATILDDLPEWVVVHEILVRLPVKDVLRCRAVRGSWRGGTSTDAFVLDHHGHQPSLPIVKHEDAICRVVRASNNDLKIRPFLRYTHNGVIHRATCDGLLIVRHQYDFYVCNPATRKCASLPYPPRRPNFRISVAGFYRHHTSREHRVLWVSYPSYTMPDGSDVAIELLEYFVLTVGSDQPRCIQWPTVPEQRFIPAIWFYHCPAVHHRGSLHWAMGLNITVFDTIAETFQQMSRPTQLGDTVSLGDMDGALALCCTSSECVTTLDVWVLQDYDAETWGFMYTFNLLAMEASPPLDLGIKYVPSMAVINEREMLIEQCPSRLLHCDIDGVFLGNVESEEHENHLALTRHRFQESMISLLLFETQKQEAVNNEPLFAIVL from the coding sequence ATGCCAGCTGGCTTTCTGCGAATCCCAAGACTGGAACAGACGGGCGAGATAATGGGAGCAGCTGAGCTCGAGCTCCAAAACGCCGCTCTCATCTTTCTTCTCCTTTATTTTCCCTGTATATATCAGCGAGGAATCAGCATGCAAGGCAGCGGCGGCGCGACCATCTTGGACGACCTACCCGAGTGGGTGGTCGTCCACGAGATCCTCGTCCGGCTGCCTGTGAAAGACGTGCTCCGCTGCCGCGCGGTCCGCGGGTCGTGGCGCGGCGGCACTTCCACGGACGCTTTCGTCCTCGACCACCATGGCCACCAGCCCTCGCTCCCCATCGTCAAACACGAAGACGCCATCTGTCGCGTCGTCAGAGCCTCCAACAATGATCTAAAGATACGGCCCTTCCTCCGATACACACACAACGGCGTTATACACCGTGCCACCTGCGATGGCCTCCTCATCGTGCGACACCAATATGATTTCTACGTCTGCAACCCGGCCACCCGCAAGTGTGCCTCCCTGCCATATCCTCCACGACGACCAAACTTCCGGATCAGCGTAGCCGGGTTCTACCGGCACCACACATCTAGAGAACACCGAGTGCTTTGGGTGTCATACCCCTCATACACGATGCCCGATGGGAGCGACGTAGCAATTGAGTTACTTGAGTATTTCGTCCTCACGGTCGGATCGGATCAGCCAAGATGCATCCAGTGGCCGACAGTTCCAGAACAAAGGTTTATTCCTGCTATTTGGTTCTATCATTGTCCAGCAGTGCACCATCGTGGTAGCCTGCATTGGGCAATGGGTCTCAACATAACGGTATTTGACACCATAGCCGAGACATTCCAGCAGATGAGCCGCCCAACACAGCTGGGCGATACGGTGTCATTGGGGGATATGGATGGCGCCCTAGCTTTGTGCTGCACCTCCTCTGAATGTGTCACTACTTTAGATGTTTGGGTGTTGCAGGACTATGATGCTGAAACCTGGGGCTTCATGTACACGTTTAACTTGTTAGCGATGGAGGCATCACCACCGCTTGATTTGGGGATCAAATATGTTCCTAGTATGGCAGTGATCAACGAGCGTGAGATGTTGATTGAGCAGTGTCCTAGCCGTCTCTTGCATTGTGACATTGATGGCGTATTTTTAGGAAACGTGGAAAGTGAAGAGCATGAAAACCACTTGGCACTTACTAGGCATCGCttccaggagagcatgatttcacttttaTTGTTTGAGACACAAAAACAAGAAGCTGTGAACAATGAGCCTCTATTCGCTATTGTGCTATAA
- the LOC123087887 gene encoding uncharacterized protein, translated as MASPSPPPTPPTADEPPPPPTPDADAPSPPTDAESPPPLPEADAPAAPPPDAGSPPPQQQPHLPDGILEDIFLRLTTAGDVARASAACASFRAITSALPFRRRFRALHRAPVLGFLREDFYAARPPHPSAPAARALKRAADFAFSFLPDDSACWSPRDARDGRVLFSAVPSSHGRGSFADATSTTFVDLVVADPLSRRCVRVPPVPDDLAAPVLRWGMLDFEPFLAPASAEDLRDEGAPFRVIGKVLCEDRVAVFAFSSRTGEWRSHGSSELSNDFALDALYERRHYVQGCFCWLLEWMEKLLMLDAGAMEFLIVDLPPGNDERRFAILEAGQGRIGLLNIGRNTLDLYYKAWPGKRNGEWQHETKEHPLPDYHWRIIGSDEEYLLLRGISLDWPWFGSASSESPDIEYFALELKALQLERMYVSKHKMLHAHLYRGYPPQISAPTL; from the coding sequence ATGGCCTCGCCTTCGCCTCCCCCCACGCCGCCCACCGCCGACGAGCCTCCGCCTCCGCCTACTCCTGACGCAGACGCCCCCTCCCCGCCCACGGACGCCGAATCCCCCCCGCCGCTCCCGGAGGCCGACGCCCCTGCCGCGCCGCCCCCGGACGCCGGctccccgccgccgcagcagcagccgCACCTCCCGGACGGCATCCTGGAGGACATCTTCCTGCGCCTGACAACAGCGGGGGACGTCGCGCGGGCGTCGGCCGCGTGCGCCTCCTTCCGGGCCATCACGTCGGCCCTCCCGTTCCGGCGCCGCTTCCGCGCGCTCCACAGGGCCCCGGTGCTCGGCTTCCTCCGGGAGGACTTCTACGCCGCCCGCCCGCCGCACCCCTCCGCCCCGGCGGCCCGGGCCCTCAAGCGGGCCGCCGActtcgccttctccttcctccccgacGACTCCGCCTGCTGGAGCCCCCGCGACGCGCGCGACGGCCGCGTGCTCTTCTCCGCGGTCCCCAGCTCCCACGGCCGCGGCAGCTTCGCCGACGCCACCTCCACCACCTTCGTCGACCTCGTCGTCGCCGACCCGCTCTCCCGCCGCTGCGTCCGCGTGCCGCCCGTGCCCGACGACCTGGCCGCCCCCGTCCTGCGGTGGGGCATGCTCGACTTCGAGCCCTTCCTCGCGCCGGCCAGCGCCGAGGACCTGCGCGACGAGGGCGCGCCCTTCAGGGTCATCGGCAAGGTGCTGTGCGAGGACAGGGTCGCCGTGTTCGCCTTCTCCTCGCGCACCGGCGAGTGGCGCAGCCACGGCTCGAGCGAGCTGTCCAACGACTTTGCGCTGGACGCGCTGTATGAGCGGCGTCACTACGTGCAGGGCTGCTTCTGCTGGCTGCTGGAGTGGATGGAAAAGCTGCTCATGCTCGACGCCGGCGCGATGGAGTTCTTGATTGTCGACCTCCCGCCCGGCAATGACGAGAGGCGGTTCGCCATTTTGGAGGCAGGGCAAGGCAGGATTGGGCTGCTGAATATTGGGAGGAACACATTGGACTTGTACTATAAGGCCTGGCCTGGCAAACGCAATGGCGAGTGGCAACACGAAACGAAAGAGCACCCACTGCCTGACTATCACTGGCGCATCATAGGTTCTGATGAGGAGTACTTGCTCCTCAGAGGGATCTCACTTGATTGGCCCTGGTTTGGGAGCGCTTCATCGGAGAGTCCGGATATTGAGTATTTTGCACTGGAGCTCAAGGCATTGCAACTCGAGAGGATGTACGTGTCCAAGCACAAAATGTTGCATGCTCACCTGTATAGGGGCTACCCGCCGCAGATCTCGGCCCCAACTCTATGA